Proteins encoded in a region of the Candidatus Eisenbacteria bacterium genome:
- a CDS encoding sigma-70 family RNA polymerase sigma factor, with product MSATTPASAAPSFESLIEPLLDSAFGAAYHMSRNHADAQDIVQEAAYNACRSFHQFQPGTNFKAWFFRILTNCFLYRYRRKKRGPEIVDLEDASELYMFVSAAGSGQLGPDDDPAGLVLSKISTEHVNSAIESLPVEFRVVASLYFMQEFAYQEIAEILDCPVGTVRSRLHRARRMLQKSLWNLAQEHGVRTNEAEGNPE from the coding sequence ATGAGCGCCACGACCCCCGCATCGGCTGCGCCCTCGTTCGAGTCGCTGATCGAGCCCCTGCTCGATTCGGCCTTCGGCGCCGCCTACCACATGTCGCGCAACCACGCGGATGCGCAGGACATCGTGCAAGAGGCGGCGTACAACGCGTGCCGCTCATTCCACCAGTTCCAGCCGGGCACCAACTTCAAGGCGTGGTTCTTCCGCATCCTCACCAACTGCTTCCTCTACCGGTACCGGCGGAAGAAGCGCGGGCCCGAGATCGTGGATCTCGAGGATGCGTCCGAGTTGTACATGTTCGTTTCGGCGGCGGGGTCGGGGCAGCTCGGACCCGATGACGACCCGGCTGGCCTCGTGCTCAGCAAGATCTCGACGGAACACGTGAACAGCGCGATCGAATCGTTGCCGGTCGAGTTCCGGGTGGTGGCGAGCCTCTACTTCATGCAGGAGTTCGCCTACCAGGAGATCGCCGAGATCCTCGATTGCCCGGTGGGAACGGTGCGCTCGCGCCTGCACCGCGCGCGCCGCATGCTGCAGAAGTCGCTCTGGAATCTCGCGCAGGAACACGGCGTGCGCACGAACGAAGCGGAGGGGAACCCCGAATGA
- a CDS encoding anti-sigma factor has translation MTPANRLTCEEIFRRLDDYLDRELSADEMRLVKEHLETCAQCTREHAFDRRMLDDVREKLQRIEAPADLRSRIASAIAKAKLEGPAS, from the coding sequence ATGACCCCGGCGAATCGTCTGACCTGCGAAGAGATCTTCCGGCGTCTGGACGATTACCTCGATCGCGAACTCAGCGCCGACGAGATGCGGCTGGTGAAGGAGCATCTCGAAACGTGCGCTCAATGCACGCGCGAACACGCGTTCGATCGCCGGATGCTCGACGACGTGCGCGAGAAGCTCCAGCGCATCGAGGCGCCCGCCGACCTGCGCAGCCGCATCGCGAGCGCGATCGCCAAGGCGAAGCTCGAGGGGCCGGCCAGCTAG
- a CDS encoding pentapeptide repeat-containing protein, producing MPEIRHRENGAVLFSSDAANFRGQSFRSLHLDYADLAGADLRGCDLRGTTLSNSDCSGANFEGCTMNAVEFCAANLTGANLRRAVLTDSRILATQLVGADLRSARLEHGIYQWSNFAGTKLVEANLRGGDFNRAAFPEADLTGVDARDARFDFANLRAARLEFAMLAGARFTAADLRDARLCQADFTLASLIRTQLAGADFTRAMFSGTQLAGLAGLAEAIGLDTIEHHRVSFIDLETLRAGARKLPKEFLLAAGVREEELAAH from the coding sequence ATGCCCGAGATCCGCCACCGCGAAAACGGCGCCGTGCTGTTCAGCAGCGACGCCGCCAACTTCCGCGGCCAGTCCTTCCGCTCGCTCCACCTCGACTACGCCGACCTCGCGGGCGCCGACCTGCGCGGCTGCGACCTCCGCGGCACCACGCTCTCCAACTCGGACTGCTCGGGCGCGAACTTCGAAGGCTGCACGATGAACGCCGTCGAGTTCTGCGCCGCCAACCTGACCGGCGCGAACCTGCGGCGCGCCGTGCTGACCGACTCGCGGATCCTCGCGACCCAGCTGGTCGGCGCCGACCTGCGCAGCGCGCGTCTCGAGCACGGCATCTACCAGTGGTCGAACTTCGCCGGCACGAAACTGGTGGAAGCCAACCTGCGAGGCGGCGACTTCAATCGCGCCGCGTTCCCCGAGGCCGACTTGACCGGCGTCGACGCCCGCGATGCGCGCTTTGACTTCGCCAACCTGCGCGCCGCGCGGCTCGAGTTCGCGATGCTGGCCGGTGCGCGCTTCACCGCCGCCGACCTTCGCGATGCCCGGCTCTGCCAGGCCGACTTCACCCTCGCGAGCCTCATTCGCACGCAGCTCGCCGGCGCCGACTTCACGCGCGCGATGTTCTCCGGAACACAGCTCGCCGGCCTCGCCGGCCTCGCCGAGGCGATCGGCCTCGACACGATCGAACATCACCGCGTGAGCTTCATCGACCTGGAGACGCTGCGCGCCGGCGCCCGGAAGCTGCCGAAGGAGTTCCTGCTGGCGGCGGGAGTGCGCGAGGAAGAACTCGCGGCCCACTGA
- a CDS encoding glycogen debranching protein, producing MRADSNPNAAAPLRYALDAEWLEADGLGGFASGTVSGVRTRRYHALLLAAITPPTGRSVLVNGLELWVETASGTYPISTQRYAPGVTHPNGATHLAGFEPEPWPRWTFRLPDGTAIEQELLVAKGTAATWLAWRRSAGEGPVRLHAKPLFSGRDSHALHHESAAFPFAVVADEGRVEFAAYSGLPGVIVRHNGTFVPRPEWFRAFQYDEELHRGLDCVEDLAAPGEFHFDLANDEAVLLLAAGVDAEAAAMAAQPGVERAVRRVRAAETKRRARFASRLHRAADAYLVKRGEGSTIVAGYPWFTDWGRDTFIALRGLCLAGGRLDVAGAILLEWAGAVSEGLLPNRFADQGAPEYNAVDASLWYVVAVGEWLDAMAAAKKRVAATTRRALVAATQAILEGYARGTRYGIRMDADGLIASGEPGVQLTWMDAKVGDWVVTPRTGKAVEIQALWINALDFGARSEARWGEIRDRARAAFEARFWNETAGALYDVVDLDHHAGAVNSAFRPNQIFAVGGLPVRLIEGPRARRIVDAVEARLWTPMGLRSLAPGEPGYAPHYAGGVSERDGAYHQGTVWPWLIGAFVDAWVNVRGDGEAVRAEARRRFVAPLLAHLDAAGIGHVSEVADAEPPHTPGGCPFQAWSVGELLRLEATMPAHVSPVAGPAALSLASITL from the coding sequence ATGAGAGCGGACTCGAATCCCAATGCCGCGGCACCGCTGCGCTACGCGCTCGACGCCGAGTGGCTCGAGGCCGACGGGCTCGGCGGGTTCGCTTCGGGCACCGTGTCGGGCGTTCGCACGCGGCGTTACCATGCACTGCTGCTGGCGGCGATCACTCCCCCGACGGGCCGCAGCGTGCTCGTCAACGGCCTCGAGTTGTGGGTCGAGACCGCCAGTGGTACCTACCCGATCTCGACGCAGCGATACGCGCCCGGTGTCACGCACCCGAACGGCGCCACGCACCTCGCCGGCTTCGAGCCCGAGCCGTGGCCACGCTGGACGTTTCGCCTGCCCGATGGCACCGCGATCGAGCAGGAGCTGCTGGTCGCGAAGGGTACGGCTGCGACCTGGCTCGCGTGGCGGCGCAGCGCCGGTGAAGGCCCGGTGCGGCTGCACGCGAAGCCGCTGTTCTCGGGCCGCGACTCGCACGCGCTGCACCATGAAAGCGCGGCATTCCCGTTCGCCGTCGTGGCCGATGAGGGCCGCGTCGAGTTCGCCGCCTACTCGGGGCTGCCGGGCGTGATCGTGCGCCACAACGGCACGTTCGTTCCGCGCCCCGAGTGGTTCCGCGCTTTCCAGTACGACGAAGAACTGCACCGGGGGCTCGACTGCGTCGAGGATCTCGCCGCACCCGGCGAGTTTCACTTCGACCTCGCGAATGACGAGGCGGTGCTGCTGCTGGCGGCCGGCGTCGATGCCGAAGCCGCGGCCATGGCCGCGCAGCCCGGCGTCGAGCGCGCCGTACGTCGCGTGCGGGCCGCCGAGACGAAGCGCCGTGCGCGCTTCGCTTCGCGGCTCCACCGCGCCGCCGACGCGTACCTCGTGAAGCGCGGCGAGGGCTCGACCATCGTCGCCGGCTACCCGTGGTTCACCGACTGGGGCCGCGACACGTTCATCGCGCTGCGCGGGTTGTGCCTCGCGGGCGGCCGGCTCGATGTGGCCGGCGCGATCCTGCTCGAGTGGGCGGGCGCGGTGAGCGAAGGCCTGCTGCCGAATCGCTTCGCCGATCAAGGCGCGCCCGAGTACAACGCGGTCGACGCCTCGCTCTGGTACGTGGTCGCAGTGGGCGAGTGGCTCGACGCGATGGCGGCCGCGAAGAAGCGCGTCGCGGCCACCACGCGCCGCGCGCTGGTCGCGGCGACGCAGGCGATCCTCGAAGGCTACGCGCGCGGCACGCGCTACGGCATCCGCATGGATGCCGACGGCCTGATCGCCTCGGGCGAGCCCGGCGTGCAGCTGACGTGGATGGACGCGAAGGTCGGCGACTGGGTGGTGACGCCGCGCACTGGCAAGGCGGTGGAGATCCAGGCGCTGTGGATCAACGCGCTCGACTTCGGCGCGCGGAGCGAGGCGCGCTGGGGCGAGATCCGCGATCGCGCGCGCGCCGCATTCGAGGCGCGCTTCTGGAACGAGACGGCCGGCGCCCTCTACGACGTCGTCGATCTCGATCATCACGCGGGCGCCGTCAATTCGGCGTTCCGCCCGAACCAGATCTTCGCGGTCGGTGGCCTGCCGGTGCGGCTGATCGAAGGTCCACGTGCGCGCCGGATCGTCGACGCGGTCGAGGCGCGGCTCTGGACGCCGATGGGCCTGCGCTCGCTCGCGCCCGGCGAGCCCGGCTATGCGCCGCACTATGCCGGTGGCGTCAGCGAACGCGATGGCGCCTATCACCAGGGCACGGTGTGGCCGTGGCTGATCGGCGCGTTCGTCGACGCGTGGGTGAACGTGCGGGGCGACGGCGAAGCCGTGCGCGCCGAAGCCCGGCGCCGCTTCGTCGCACCGCTCCTTGCGCACCTCGACGCGGCCGGCATCGGCCACGTCTCGGAAGTCGCCGACGCCGAGCCGCCCCACACGCCGGGCGGCTGCCCGTTCCAGGCGTGGTCGGTCGGGGAGTTGCTGCGGTTGGAGGCCACGATGCCTGCGCACGTTTCGCCCGTGGCTGGGCCGGCCGCGCTTTCCCTTGCGAGCATCACGCTGTGA
- a CDS encoding aquaporin family protein has translation MISACAFTTLLEYPGSPWHAAIPNGDLRRALIGAAMGLTAIALIYSPFGRRSGAHMNPSVTLAFLRLGRIAPRDAAAYIAAQFAGGTLGVLASAALFGPWLASPEVHYVVTVPGPLGTGAAFATEFGMSFGLMALVLNVNASPRLMRWTGVFAGVTVALYIALLAPLSGMSINPARTFASAVPAHTWSAWWLYVLAPPLGMLAAAEGFRRTHAAPEAGCAKFHHAPGRSCIFCEHQHGASPVSAAGAVSRPAFIPTSRFD, from the coding sequence ATGATCTCGGCCTGCGCGTTCACGACTCTGCTCGAGTACCCCGGCTCGCCGTGGCACGCCGCGATTCCCAACGGCGACCTGCGCCGCGCGTTGATCGGCGCGGCGATGGGGCTCACCGCCATTGCCCTCATCTACTCACCGTTCGGCCGGCGCTCGGGCGCGCACATGAACCCGAGCGTCACGCTCGCGTTCCTGCGGCTCGGGCGCATCGCGCCGCGCGATGCCGCGGCCTACATCGCCGCACAGTTCGCGGGCGGCACGCTCGGCGTGCTGGCGAGCGCCGCCCTCTTCGGCCCGTGGCTCGCAAGCCCCGAGGTACACTACGTGGTAACCGTGCCCGGACCGCTCGGCACGGGCGCGGCTTTCGCCACCGAGTTCGGCATGTCCTTCGGGCTGATGGCGCTGGTGCTCAACGTCAACGCCTCGCCGAGGCTCATGCGGTGGACCGGCGTGTTCGCCGGCGTGACGGTCGCGCTCTACATCGCGCTGCTCGCGCCACTGTCGGGGATGAGCATCAACCCGGCGCGCACTTTCGCGTCGGCCGTACCGGCGCACACCTGGTCGGCGTGGTGGCTCTACGTCCTCGCGCCGCCGCTCGGCATGCTGGCGGCCGCCGAAGGCTTCCGCCGCACCCACGCGGCGCCCGAAGCGGGTTGCGCCAAATTTCACCACGCGCCGGGCAGAAGTTGCATCTTCTGCGAGCATCAGCACGGCGCCTCGCCAGTGAGCGCCGCCGGTGCGGTCTCCAGGCCCGCGTTCATACCCACGTCGCGGTTCGACTGA
- a CDS encoding uridine kinase, whose amino-acid sequence MSATPLSSAARPSGISRLTMPVRRSELALRTRTDFVGHIAALAERVMATPPARPAWARLIALSGIDASGKGLIARHLAAAIERLGLRTAVIGLDEWHQPPAIRFGDPPGEHFYRHAFDFEGVFARVLEPLRLHRMLHTLCVRPHPHDGTPRGISYRLDDIDVVLFEGVFALRRDLRPRYDLRVWVDCPFEIALERARARN is encoded by the coding sequence ATGAGCGCGACTCCGCTGTCGTCCGCCGCTCGCCCGAGCGGGATTTCGCGTCTCACGATGCCGGTTCGCCGCAGCGAACTCGCGTTGCGCACCCGCACCGATTTCGTCGGCCACATCGCTGCGCTCGCCGAGCGCGTCATGGCGACACCGCCGGCGCGGCCGGCGTGGGCACGGCTCATCGCGCTGAGCGGCATCGATGCTTCGGGCAAGGGGCTGATCGCGCGCCACCTGGCCGCCGCGATCGAGCGGCTCGGGCTCCGTACCGCAGTGATCGGGCTCGACGAATGGCACCAGCCACCGGCGATCCGTTTCGGCGATCCTCCCGGCGAGCACTTCTACCGCCACGCCTTCGACTTCGAGGGCGTGTTCGCACGAGTGCTCGAGCCGCTGCGGCTTCATCGCATGCTGCACACGCTGTGCGTGCGGCCGCATCCGCACGACGGTACGCCCCGCGGGATCTCGTACCGGCTCGACGACATCGACGTCGTGCTCTTCGAGGGCGTGTTCGCCCTCCGGCGTGACCTGCGCCCGCGCTACGACCTGCGCGTCTGGGTCGACTGCCCGTTCGAAATCGCGCTCGAACGCGCGCGGGCTCGCAACTAG
- a CDS encoding DM13 domain-containing protein, with the protein MQSRNILVVLVLLAGGAIGWYLFRPERLFVNQKVSEALPAVAATATPASGAPETALMGRFHKGAHETKGVATIYQLQDGSRVLRLTEFETSNGPDVHVYLVAAMDALDNASVEKAGFVDLGSIKGNVGDQNYTLPADLDLSKYRAVTIWCARFKVNFGTAALETGDAMSAVSEAMPSSPRAALTGQFHKGTHDTHGMAGVYEVGGKKVLRLTEFATSNGPDVHVYLVAANDAMDNASVEKAGFIDLGSLKGNIGDQNYEIPTGTDLSKYRAVTIWCARFKVNFGTAPLAAQNS; encoded by the coding sequence ATGCAGTCCCGCAACATCCTCGTCGTGCTCGTGCTTCTCGCAGGCGGCGCCATCGGCTGGTACCTGTTCCGGCCCGAGCGCCTGTTCGTCAACCAGAAGGTCAGCGAAGCGCTGCCAGCGGTTGCCGCAACGGCCACGCCGGCGTCCGGCGCTCCCGAAACCGCCCTGATGGGCCGCTTCCACAAGGGCGCGCACGAGACGAAGGGCGTCGCCACGATCTACCAGCTGCAGGACGGCTCTCGCGTGCTACGCCTGACCGAGTTCGAGACGTCGAACGGGCCCGACGTGCACGTCTACCTCGTGGCCGCGATGGACGCGCTGGACAACGCGTCGGTCGAGAAGGCCGGCTTCGTCGATCTCGGCAGCATCAAGGGCAACGTCGGCGACCAGAACTACACGCTGCCCGCCGATCTCGATCTCTCGAAGTACCGCGCCGTGACGATCTGGTGCGCGCGCTTCAAGGTGAACTTCGGGACCGCCGCGCTCGAGACCGGCGACGCGATGAGCGCGGTTTCCGAGGCGATGCCATCGTCGCCGCGAGCGGCGCTCACCGGCCAGTTCCACAAGGGCACGCACGACACGCACGGCATGGCCGGCGTGTACGAAGTAGGCGGCAAGAAAGTCCTGCGCCTGACCGAGTTCGCGACCTCGAACGGTCCCGACGTGCACGTGTACCTCGTCGCGGCGAACGACGCGATGGACAATGCCTCGGTCGAGAAGGCCGGCTTCATCGACCTCGGCAGCCTCAAGGGCAACATCGGCGACCAGAACTACGAGATCCCCACCGGTACCGACCTCTCGAAGTACCGCGCGGTCACCATCTGGTGCGCGCGCTTCAAGGTGAACTTCGGCACGGCGCCGCTCGCCGCGCAGAATTCCTAA
- a CDS encoding GMC family oxidoreductase yields the protein MSAANHYDVIIIGTGAGGGTLAWALAPTGKKVLLLERGDYARRETENWSTKSVVLEGRYNNAEKWRDAKGHEFQPGQHYFVGGNTKFFGAALLRMREQDFGVVQHAGGVSPAWPVAYADLEPYYTQAERLYSVHGTRGEDPTEPWASAPYSHPAVSHEPRIQRLHDGLVSQGYRPFHVPLGIRLDESNWRKSACVRCATCDGHPCLVNAKADAQVTCVDPALAHGNVTLLTGALATKLETSADGRTVTGVVVEREGRIENYSAELVISAAGAINSAALLLRSANDRHPNGLANSSDQVGRNYMCHLNSVMMQITKCANPTVFQKTWAMNDFYWGTKDWQHPMGHVSFVGKLDENTLRAGAPKFAPGVVLDQMAKHSLDFWLTSEDLPAADNRVTVERDGQIRLSYTPNNEESHRRLTHELQGALKRVPCDVHGVECHKELVPMQAYIGKRIPLAGVAHQNGTVRFGADPKASVLDVNCKAHDLDNLYVVDGGFFPSSSAVNPALTIMANALRVANHLKARLGVGKAATAMIGGAV from the coding sequence ATGTCCGCCGCAAACCACTACGACGTCATCATCATCGGCACCGGAGCCGGCGGCGGCACGCTGGCCTGGGCGCTGGCCCCGACGGGCAAGAAGGTCCTGCTGCTCGAGCGCGGCGACTACGCGCGCCGCGAGACCGAGAACTGGAGCACGAAATCGGTGGTGCTCGAAGGTCGCTACAACAACGCCGAGAAATGGCGCGATGCCAAGGGTCACGAGTTCCAGCCCGGCCAGCACTACTTCGTCGGCGGCAACACCAAGTTCTTCGGCGCCGCGCTTCTGCGCATGCGCGAGCAGGACTTCGGCGTGGTGCAGCACGCGGGCGGCGTCTCGCCGGCGTGGCCGGTCGCCTACGCCGACCTCGAGCCGTACTACACGCAGGCCGAGCGCCTCTACAGCGTTCACGGCACGCGCGGCGAAGATCCGACCGAGCCGTGGGCGAGCGCGCCCTACTCGCATCCGGCGGTGAGTCATGAGCCGCGCATCCAGCGCCTCCACGACGGGCTGGTCTCACAGGGCTACCGGCCGTTCCACGTGCCGCTCGGCATCCGGCTCGACGAGTCGAACTGGCGGAAGAGCGCCTGCGTGCGCTGCGCGACCTGCGACGGGCATCCGTGCCTCGTCAACGCCAAGGCCGACGCGCAGGTCACCTGCGTCGATCCGGCGCTCGCGCACGGCAATGTGACGCTGCTGACCGGCGCGCTGGCGACGAAGCTCGAGACCAGCGCCGACGGCCGTACCGTGACCGGCGTGGTGGTCGAGCGCGAGGGCCGCATCGAAAACTACTCGGCCGAGCTCGTGATCTCGGCGGCCGGCGCGATCAACTCGGCGGCGCTGCTGCTGCGCTCGGCCAACGATCGCCACCCGAACGGGCTCGCCAACTCCTCGGACCAGGTCGGGCGCAACTACATGTGCCACCTGAACAGCGTGATGATGCAGATCACGAAGTGCGCGAACCCGACGGTGTTCCAGAAGACCTGGGCCATGAACGATTTCTACTGGGGCACGAAAGACTGGCAGCACCCGATGGGCCACGTCTCGTTCGTGGGCAAGCTCGACGAGAACACGCTGCGCGCCGGCGCGCCGAAGTTCGCGCCCGGCGTCGTGCTCGACCAGATGGCGAAGCACTCGCTCGACTTCTGGCTGACGAGCGAAGACCTGCCGGCTGCCGACAACCGCGTGACCGTGGAGCGCGACGGGCAGATCCGCCTGAGCTACACGCCGAACAACGAAGAGTCGCACCGCCGCCTCACGCACGAGCTGCAGGGCGCGCTCAAGCGCGTGCCCTGCGACGTGCACGGCGTCGAGTGCCACAAGGAGCTCGTGCCGATGCAGGCGTACATCGGCAAGCGCATCCCGCTCGCCGGCGTCGCGCACCAGAACGGCACGGTGCGCTTTGGCGCCGATCCGAAGGCCTCGGTGCTCGACGTGAACTGCAAGGCCCACGACCTCGACAACCTCTACGTGGTCGATGGCGGGTTCTTCCCGTCGAGCAGCGCGGTCAATCCGGCGCTCACGATCATGGCCAACGCGCTGCGCGTCGCCAATCACTTGAAGGCACGTCTCGGCGTCGGCAAAGCGGCGACGGCGATGATCGGAGGTGCAGTGTGA
- a CDS encoding glyoxalase: protein MRLLRSTLASALFALLFAFAARAAEVPLVQGVGPIEITVSDLDRSVKFFTEVLTFRKVAETETMGEGYEHLQGVFGAHVRQATLALGDEQIQLTEYLAPRGLGRPETQRSNDRWFQHVAIIVSDMDAAYRRLREFKVEHASTAPQTLPAWNPNAGGISAFYFRDPDGHALEILHFPAGKGAQRWHRKDRMFLGIDHTAIVVHDTDLSLAFYRDLLGMKVAGGAENWGVEQERLNNVYGAHLRITSLTAGAGPSIELLEYLAPGDGRPYPADEHANDLIHWQTTLKTRDLDAAAKALRAARSPMVSGSAVQLPDRSLGFSKALIVRDPDGHAMEVVQE from the coding sequence GTGAGGCTTCTGCGATCCACCCTCGCGAGCGCGCTGTTCGCGCTGTTGTTCGCGTTCGCGGCCCGGGCCGCCGAGGTCCCGCTCGTCCAGGGCGTCGGCCCGATCGAGATCACGGTGTCCGACCTCGATCGCTCGGTGAAGTTCTTCACCGAGGTGCTCACGTTCCGGAAGGTCGCCGAGACCGAGACGATGGGCGAGGGCTACGAGCACCTGCAGGGTGTGTTCGGCGCGCACGTGCGGCAGGCGACCCTGGCGCTCGGCGACGAGCAGATCCAGCTGACCGAGTACCTCGCACCACGCGGGCTCGGCCGGCCGGAGACGCAGCGCTCGAACGACCGCTGGTTCCAGCACGTCGCGATCATCGTCAGCGACATGGACGCGGCCTACCGGCGCCTCCGCGAGTTCAAGGTCGAGCACGCCTCGACGGCTCCGCAGACGCTCCCGGCCTGGAACCCGAACGCCGGCGGGATCTCGGCCTTCTACTTCCGCGACCCCGATGGCCACGCCCTCGAGATCCTGCACTTCCCGGCCGGCAAGGGCGCCCAGCGGTGGCATCGCAAGGACCGCATGTTCCTCGGAATCGATCACACCGCGATTGTGGTTCACGACACCGACCTGAGTCTCGCCTTCTACCGTGACCTGCTCGGCATGAAGGTCGCGGGTGGCGCCGAGAACTGGGGTGTCGAGCAGGAGCGGCTCAACAACGTGTACGGCGCGCACCTGCGCATCACGTCGCTCACCGCCGGCGCCGGGCCGTCGATCGAGCTCCTGGAGTACCTTGCGCCCGGTGACGGCCGCCCGTACCCAGCCGACGAGCACGCCAACGACCTCATCCACTGGCAGACCACGCTGAAGACACGCGACCTCGACGCCGCCGCGAAGGCGCTGCGCGCGGCGCGCTCACCGATGGTGTCGGGCAGCGCCGTGCAGCTTCCGGATCGCTCGCTGGGATTCTCGAAGGCCCTGATCGTGCGCGACCCCGATGGTCACGCCATGGAGGTGGTGCAGGAATGA